One genomic window of Solanum dulcamara chromosome 10, daSolDulc1.2, whole genome shotgun sequence includes the following:
- the LOC129869823 gene encoding uncharacterized protein LOC129869823 — MVLLIWICRQYTSLKKLKSANFFRISRLTFPSIRSSCNFLGFADAGSRNPRSAVTPIQGSRVHGICISWMKVFLLVLQLVGVTLQLLVPSCSFSLVNLLVKTAPLVIVLGICTEKQPEAIPHVGPRDAEMQTAFLKLLLLDMLYLCFCFVKEPAALDVLHFPAIPNTCKLQPIS; from the exons ATGGTGCTGCTGATTTGGATATGTAGACAGTATACCTCATTGAAGaaacttaagtcggctaactttttcaggatctctcgactaacgtttccaagTATCCGTTCGAGCTGCAACTTCTTGGGTTTTGCAGATGCTGGTTCAAGAAATCCAAGATCAGCTGTAACTCCAATACAAGGCTCAAG ggtTCATGGAATCTGCATAAGCTGGATGAAGGTGTTTTTGTTGGTGTTGCAGCTTGTTGGTGTTACCCTGCAACTTCTTGTACCTAGCTGCAGCTTTAGTTTGGTTAACTTGTTGGTAAAAACAGCTCCTCTTGTTATTGTTCTTGGCATCTGCACAGAGAAACAACCAGAGGCCATTCCACATGTTGGCCCAAGGGATGCAGAGATGCAGACTGCATTTCtgaagttgttgttgttggatatGTTGTATCTTTGCTTCTGCTTTGTGAAG GAACCTGCAGCTTTGGATGTGCTGCATTTTCCTGCAATTCCAAATACATGTAAGCTGCAACCTATAAGTTGA
- the LOC129869822 gene encoding uncharacterized protein LOC129869822, translating into MEPFEETQRLEVYRRRLGMKHALTNVNGKIWAFIDEEMELEISRDEEQMLTIKLTNQNGNIEVMVSLVYAKCTQGERLLLWDSISDLANIISIPWMIGGDFNVICNEEEKLGGRPVTEAEVRDFNNCINVCNLEDCNFKGSKYTWWNGRTEEECIFKRLDKVLTNDKLQEVFPIIEVEHLIRSGSDHTPVEINLKFSKEEVIKTFRFLNFWLKEESFMETIKEHWKAEFEGDPFALFHHKLKKTKKALSQWSKDTFGNIFQEIATIEEIIKVQEAQFEANPNGSNRETLHQTQAKLKKYLQREEEFWKQKAGMEWFKEGERNTKFFHTIVRGRRSRLRINRIQDEDGDWLEQ; encoded by the coding sequence ATGGAACCTTTTGAGGAAACACAAAGATTAGAAGTTTATAGAAGAAGACTTGGAATGAAGCATGCTCTTACTAATGTCAATGGGAAGATTTGGGCATTTATTGATGAAGAGATGGAACTTGAAATAAGTAGAGACGAGGAGCAAATGTTAACTATTAAGTTAACAAATCAAAACGGAAATATTGAGGTCATGGTGTCACTAGTTTATGCTAAATGCACGCAGGGTGAAAGACTTTTACTATGGGACTCTATATCTGACTTGGCAAATATCATAAGTATTCCATGGATGATAGGTGGGGACTTTAATGTGATTTGTAATGAGGAAGAGAAATTGGGGGGAAGGCCAGTTACAGAGGCAGAAGTTAGAGACTTCAATAATTGCATAAATGTGTGTAATCTGGAAGATTGCAACTTTAAGGGAAGTAAGTACACATGGTGGAATGGGAGAACTGAGGAGGAGTGTATATTCAAAAGGCTAGACAAAGTTCTTACAAATGATAAACTACAGGAGGTATTTCCTATAATTGAAGTGGAGCATCTGATCAGAAGTGGCTCAGATCACACTCCGGTGGaaataaatctcaaattcagcAAAGAGGAGGTGATTAAGACTTTTAGATTTCTCAACTTTTGGCTAAAAGAAGAATCATTCATGGAGACAATTAAGGAGCACTGGAAAGCAGAGTTTGAAGGGGATCCGTTTGCCTTATTTCACCACAAACTCAAGAAGACTAAGAAAGCTTTATCTCAATGGAGCAAGGATACATTTGGAAATATTTTTCAGGAAATAGCTACTATAGAGGAGATCATTAAAGTGCAAGAGGCTCAGTTTGAAGCTAACCCCAATGGAAGCAATAGGGAAACTCTTCACCAAACTCaagcaaaattaaaaaaatatctccAAAGGGAAGAAGAATTTTGGAAACAAAAAGCGGGCATGGAATGGTTTAAAGAAGGAGAAAGAAATACAAAGTTTTTTCATACAATTGTGAGAGGGAGAAGAAGTAGACTCAGAATTAATAGAATTCAGGATGAGGATGGGGACTGGTTGGAGCAGTAA
- the LOC129871059 gene encoding uncharacterized protein LOC129871059 — protein MARAASGGREPPENFPPLPTQINHATPPPSTDPNLTQYATILKPKIINPAVPNVPPKPVVILHGEPSITWKSSEIKLLIVKENLQYAIIGKFSYGKPDVQELRKTIPGQCGIKSECTIGVLDARHILIRLTTMEDYVNLLSTPAFYVKAKENYWQMRTLKWDPWFESEVETTIGVAWISFPDLPPNFFAREAIFSIARAIEKPLTVDMATKNQTRPSCAKVKIEVDLTAKLPQRVKINEEDDNTGEVKYKWIKIQYDNMPKYCKECCLQGHDDKTCWTLHPQLYDTMIEENRNLERKGETQNVIGTETNSRKILTSGKVVGNKHNKQEWMVRRRNKYKKDKYGHIEGEIDYQDKNSFDALRDKEEHEDQGKEEDRIEENKNGSTKEWVNKTFNKKEVKEAVNDKEQEGNNKEGIVTHQKKDNCEEGNSRQESMQIVNIEESKAVEENKEEEEINKGTIVVYELNNEPCPLAIENATSKESKKGTYIDKDDISQNIERINAEGDLSPKHKGRLKEMYTKQKKQSEADIKQAQASSRQSKRTIVKNPRYQ, from the coding sequence ATGGCCAGAGCCGCCTCCGGTGGGCGAGAACCACCGGAGAATTTCCCACCTCTACCTACACAAATCAACCATGCTACACCTCCACCATCTACTGACCCAAATCTCACCCAATATGCTACTATCCTTAAACCAAAAATCATTAACCCTGCAGTCCCTAATGTTCCTCCTAAACCTGTAGTTATTCTACATGGAGAACCAAGTATTACGTGGAAGTCATCAGAGATCAAATTGCTCATAGTAAAGGAAAATCTTCAATATGCTATCATTGGTAAATTTTCTTATGGAAAACCAGATGTGCAGGAATTGAGAAAAACAATTCCAGGGCAGTGCGGAATCAAAAGTGAATGCACAATAGGAGTATTAGATGCAAGACATATTCTTATCAGACTAACGACGATGGAAGATTATGTTAATTTATTATCAACACCAGCCTTTTATGTGAAAGCCAAGGAGAATTATTGGCAGATGAGAACTCTGAAGTGGGATCCGTGGTTTGAATCTGAGGTAGAAACTACAATTGGTGTTGCTTGGATATCATTCCCAGATCTACCGCCAAATTTTTTTGCAAGAGAAGCAATTTTTTCAATAGCAAGAGCAATTGAAAAACCTCTTACAGTGGACATGGCAACGAAGAACCAAACAAGGCCTAGTTGTGCAAAGGTGAAAATAGAAGTGGATTTAACTGCTAAACTGCCCCAAAGAGTGAAAATCAATGAAGAGGATGATAATACGGGTGAAGTAAAGTATAAGTGGATTAAAATACAGTATGACAACATGCCAAAATACTGTAAGGAATGTTGTTTACAGGGACATGATGACAAAACTTGCTGGACTCTACATCCACAACTATATGATACAATGATTGAAGAGAATAGGAATTTAGAAAGGAAAGGTGAAACTCAAAATGTCATAGGCACAGAAACAAATTCCAGGAAGATTTTAACAAGTGGCAAAGTAGTGGGGAATAAACATAATAAACAAGAATGGATGGTGAGAAGGAGGAATAAATACAAGAAAGATAAATATGGGCATATTGAAGGGGAAATCGACTATCAAGATAAGAATTCCTTTGATGCTCTAAGGGACAAAGAAGAACATGAAGATCAGGGCAAAGAGGAAGAcagaatagaagaaaataaaaatggttCCACTAAAGAATGGGTGAATAAAACTTTCAACAAGAAGGAGGTCAAAGAGGCAGTAAATGATAAGGAACAAGAAGGAAACAATAAAGAAGGGATTGTAACACATCAAAAGAAGGACAACTGTGAAGAAGGGAATAGTCGACAAGAATCAATGCAAATTGTTAATATAGAGGAATCAAAAGCAGtagaggaaaataaagaagaggaGGAGATAAATAAGGGCACTATTGTGGTGTATGAATTGAACAATGAACCATGTCCGCTAGCTATTGAGAATGCAACCTCAAAAGAAAGCAAGAAAGGGACCTATATAGATAAAGATGATATATCCCAGAACATTGAAAGGATTAATGCTGAGGGAGATTTATCACCAAAACATAAGGGAAGATTGAAGGAGATGTAcacaaaacaaaagaaacaaagtGAGGCGGATATAAAACAAGCTCAAGCATCATCCAGACAGTCGAAGAGAACGATTGTCAAAAATCCCAGGTATCAATGA